From one Maridesulfovibrio frigidus DSM 17176 genomic stretch:
- a CDS encoding universal stress protein, with amino-acid sequence MFKKIILATTGSPASFGAARVAFDMAKRYGSEVTIFHVLGVPTKAFSHVVNDVRTGEEIEVDADYLAWVEEELKTTYAKQFAGAENAKIVLATGMPPREILREARNQDADLIVMGASSGDSAKYQRGYPGSTLQKVAKAARCPVLTVHRESASYWGGFSNILFGTDFSKQATSAFKFALSTARELDCDLTLFHALDISGKVLDQDQIEEKLIAARKRIRATYVPLMGDFKNFDIEVWEGAPYVEIVKLAREKQVDLIVMAHHAHELDAEKAKIGSTVEQVIVRANCPVVSVSKPDKV; translated from the coding sequence ATGTTTAAGAAAATTATATTAGCCACCACCGGTTCTCCGGCAAGCTTCGGAGCTGCTCGCGTAGCTTTCGATATGGCTAAAAGATACGGTTCGGAAGTAACGATCTTCCATGTTTTGGGAGTGCCTACCAAGGCTTTCTCTCATGTAGTAAACGACGTCCGTACCGGCGAAGAAATTGAAGTGGATGCAGATTATCTCGCTTGGGTTGAAGAAGAACTCAAGACCACTTACGCAAAACAATTCGCTGGTGCAGAAAATGCTAAAATCGTGCTCGCTACCGGAATGCCGCCACGCGAAATTCTCCGTGAAGCACGTAATCAGGATGCTGACCTTATCGTTATGGGCGCAAGCTCAGGTGATAGCGCGAAGTACCAGAGAGGATACCCTGGAAGCACATTACAGAAAGTAGCCAAGGCAGCTCGCTGCCCTGTCCTTACTGTACACCGTGAGTCCGCATCCTACTGGGGTGGCTTCTCCAACATCCTATTTGGAACTGACTTCTCAAAGCAGGCTACAAGTGCATTTAAATTTGCTCTTAGCACAGCCCGCGAACTAGACTGCGACCTGACCCTTTTCCACGCACTGGATATCAGTGGTAAGGTTCTCGACCAGGATCAGATTGAAGAAAAGCTTATTGCTGCCCGCAAACGTATCCGCGCAACTTATGTTCCGCTGATGGGTGACTTTAAGAACTTCGATATCGAAGTCTGGGAAGGAGCTCCTTACGTGGAAATCGTCAAGCTTGCTCGTGAAAAGCAGGTGGACCTGATCGTTATGGCCCATCACGCACACGAACTTGATGCTGAAAAAGCAAAAATCGGTTCCACAGTGGAACAGGTTATTGTTAGGGCTAACTGCCCGGTCGTCAGCGTCAGCAAGCCGGACAAAGTTTAA
- the divK gene encoding DVU0259 family response regulator domain-containing protein, whose translation MSKKILIVDDDQEIRSYLSELFGDNGYETVTAEDGIVAIEVAEKETPDLITLDLEMPNEWGPRFYRKLSQNEALKRTPVIVISGLNANQYAIPKAVATLTKPFDADQLIAIVKETIG comes from the coding sequence ATGTCTAAGAAGATTTTAATCGTCGATGACGATCAGGAAATTCGTTCTTACTTGAGCGAACTATTCGGAGACAACGGTTATGAAACCGTTACAGCGGAAGATGGTATAGTAGCTATCGAAGTTGCTGAAAAAGAGACTCCAGATTTGATCACACTTGATCTAGAAATGCCTAACGAATGGGGCCCACGCTTCTACCGTAAGCTAAGCCAGAACGAAGCTTTGAAAAGAACTCCAGTTATCGTAATTAGTGGTCTTAATGCTAACCAGTACGCAATTCCTAAAGCAGTTGCTACACTGACTAAGCCTTTCGACGCAGATCAGTTGATAGCCATTGTTAAAGAAACAATTGGCTAA
- the divK gene encoding DVU0259 family response regulator domain-containing protein, translating into MPKKIMVVDDDPDIVDYLINVFEDHGYLTCRASDGITAYDVAMAEKPDLITLDLEMPHEWGPRFYRRLTQEEQFSDIPVIVISGLSGIHLAIKRAVATIKKPFDPTDVIQIVREALGDPND; encoded by the coding sequence ATGCCCAAGAAAATCATGGTCGTTGACGACGATCCAGACATCGTTGACTACTTAATTAATGTTTTTGAAGATCACGGCTACCTTACCTGCCGCGCATCAGATGGAATTACAGCTTACGACGTAGCAATGGCTGAAAAGCCTGATTTAATTACACTTGATCTAGAAATGCCTCATGAATGGGGTCCTCGCTTCTACCGTAGACTGACTCAAGAAGAACAATTTTCAGATATACCTGTCATAGTTATCAGCGGATTATCCGGCATACACTTGGCTATCAAACGCGCTGTGGCAACTATTAAAAAGCCTTTTGACCCAACTGACGTTATTCAGATTGTCAGAGAGGCTCTTGGTGATCCGAACGACTAG
- a CDS encoding response regulator encodes MNSKKLMLVDDEEGIRRFLGLTLVDLGYIVETAENGYAALERLKTFKPAIILTDIKMPQMDGLELLRTVKSQNPEIEVIMLTGHGDLDLAIESLKLDAADFITKPINDEVLEISLTRVLEKIQMKVKLREYTENLERLVDEKTERIVELERQNAACQVIEGLSGALSSASSEVEMGSGLFNELPCLVSIHNRYLEIVSANQLLKERLGDVVGKNSFDIYSDRNSAGNACPVQKTFETGKGQRSKETFLGKDGEEIPVTVYTAPIANKEGEIELVLDISVDMTELQRLKDELLTTQHKFERLFDEAPCYISVQNKDFTIAEVNRRFKEDFVEAPGSHCFKTYKQGDQPCTECPVKLTFEDGESHQMETVVTTSKGEQKNVIVWSSPIRDAYGEIIQVMEMSTDITEIRRLQDHLTSLGFMLGSMSHGVKGMLTALDGGIYRLESGLRKKDQDRIDAATKVLKSTVGRVKKMVLDILYYAKSRELELETVDATHFLNGTAALVAPKAANAGLDFTLDIPENLGHIRIDSSAMSATLVNFLENAVDACVNPKEGKEYSISFSASLNDDKLVIVVADTGMGMDQETANKIFTLFFSSKGNKGTGIGLFISNQTIEKHNGQISVDSELGKGTTFTITLPCTV; translated from the coding sequence ATGAACAGCAAAAAGCTAATGCTTGTAGACGACGAAGAAGGTATCAGACGCTTTCTCGGACTCACACTTGTAGACCTCGGATATATTGTCGAGACTGCTGAAAATGGTTACGCGGCATTGGAACGTCTTAAGACTTTCAAACCTGCAATCATTCTTACAGATATCAAAATGCCCCAAATGGATGGGCTGGAGCTGCTCAGAACTGTTAAATCCCAAAATCCTGAAATTGAGGTAATCATGCTTACTGGGCATGGAGATCTTGATCTTGCCATTGAATCCCTCAAATTGGATGCCGCTGATTTTATTACCAAGCCCATAAACGACGAAGTTCTGGAAATTTCACTTACACGCGTTCTGGAAAAGATCCAGATGAAAGTTAAACTTCGCGAGTATACCGAGAATTTAGAACGCTTAGTTGATGAAAAAACCGAGCGCATCGTTGAACTAGAACGTCAAAATGCTGCTTGTCAGGTGATTGAAGGACTCAGCGGAGCTCTTTCGAGTGCATCAAGTGAAGTAGAAATGGGATCTGGACTCTTCAATGAATTACCATGTCTTGTTTCTATCCATAATAGATATTTAGAAATTGTCTCAGCAAACCAGCTTCTTAAAGAACGCCTTGGTGATGTTGTTGGTAAAAATAGCTTTGATATCTACTCAGACCGCAACTCTGCCGGCAACGCCTGTCCTGTTCAAAAGACCTTTGAAACGGGAAAAGGACAACGTAGTAAAGAAACTTTTCTTGGCAAAGACGGTGAAGAGATTCCCGTTACAGTTTATACTGCTCCTATCGCCAACAAAGAGGGCGAGATTGAGCTTGTACTAGATATTTCTGTCGATATGACTGAATTGCAGCGTCTTAAAGATGAACTGCTTACCACTCAGCACAAATTCGAACGCCTTTTTGATGAAGCTCCATGCTACATTTCAGTTCAAAATAAAGATTTCACCATTGCTGAAGTCAATCGCCGATTTAAAGAAGATTTCGTCGAAGCCCCCGGCTCACATTGCTTCAAGACATATAAGCAAGGTGATCAGCCTTGCACTGAATGCCCAGTAAAACTTACCTTTGAAGATGGCGAATCTCACCAGATGGAAACAGTGGTAACCACCAGCAAAGGTGAACAAAAAAATGTTATTGTCTGGTCTTCCCCTATACGCGACGCCTATGGTGAAATTATTCAGGTCATGGAAATGTCCACAGATATTACCGAAATACGCCGCTTGCAAGATCATCTGACATCTCTCGGATTCATGCTTGGTTCCATGTCCCATGGAGTCAAAGGAATGCTGACTGCGCTAGATGGTGGTATATATCGCTTGGAATCAGGACTTCGAAAAAAGGATCAAGATCGCATAGATGCTGCGACTAAAGTTCTGAAAAGCACCGTAGGACGAGTCAAAAAGATGGTGCTGGACATCCTCTACTACGCAAAATCTCGCGAGTTAGAGCTTGAGACAGTTGATGCTACACATTTTTTAAATGGAACAGCCGCACTTGTCGCGCCTAAAGCAGCAAACGCAGGGCTGGATTTCACACTGGATATCCCTGAAAATCTGGGCCATATCAGAATTGATTCAAGTGCCATGTCTGCAACGCTTGTTAACTTCCTTGAAAATGCTGTAGATGCCTGTGTTAATCCAAAAGAAGGGAAAGAATACTCTATCAGTTTTTCCGCATCACTTAATGATGATAAGTTAGTAATAGTTGTCGCTGACACAGGAATGGGCATGGACCAAGAGACAGCAAACAAAATTTTCACCTTATTCTTTTCATCAAAAGGTAATAAAGGAACAGGGATTGGCCTTTTTATATCCAATCAAACCATCGAAAAACATAACGGCCAAATCTCGGTAGATTCTGAATTAGGTAAAGGAACAACCTTTACGATAACTCTGCCCTGCACAGTTTAA
- a CDS encoding RrF2 family transcriptional regulator, giving the protein MKLTTRSRYGARLLLDIALHSENGPVPSKDSARREKISLKYLEKILKMLKDGGYIKGKRGPNGGNILLRKPEDISIGAIAKILDGQEKVLDCVGDETVCARSAVCLRRSIWDDANQAMYKMLDSYSLADLIKDAHLCPTERMK; this is encoded by the coding sequence ATGAAGCTAACCACTCGAAGTAGATACGGGGCACGCTTGCTGCTAGACATTGCACTGCACTCCGAAAATGGCCCTGTTCCGAGCAAAGACTCGGCTAGGCGCGAAAAAATTTCGCTTAAATATCTCGAAAAAATTTTAAAAATGCTCAAAGATGGCGGCTATATAAAAGGTAAAAGAGGCCCGAATGGCGGCAACATCCTTCTACGAAAGCCGGAAGACATCTCTATCGGAGCTATTGCCAAAATATTAGATGGTCAGGAAAAAGTTCTCGATTGCGTAGGGGACGAAACAGTCTGCGCGCGCTCAGCAGTATGCCTGCGCCGTTCCATTTGGGACGATGCAAATCAAGCCATGTACAAAATGCTGGATTCATATTCTCTGGCTGACCTTATAAAAGACGCACACCTATGTCCTACTGAAAGGATGAAATAA
- a CDS encoding PAS domain S-box protein has product MFKRLRESLIMKMILSGGITLLLSVMLWTSFNVVFFKKNVTENVMGDIALLSDTILLSLHYAMMLDSKEDIKVDINNISKQREIKSIRIYNKKGRIVFSNDSEEVNTVVDLKTASCWTCHQYDPIPASMSLAERSRIKTVNGEKSISIMTPIRNSEGCAPGPCHVHSEDERLLGLLDMEVSMEKKSAMITTFEQSNVVIALIVFIATFAALFIYAYNFIFKPISKLITATKGIGAGKEFKGVDLDQTDEIGALSDAFNMMGRQVQEKHKELREQKEEYRELFHNVPCLVSVVDLNFKVIRHNRAYEEHFGKPAGRHCYQINKDRDQKCVECPVERTFFDLTSHMSEESGLSKNGNPIHWIVYTSPIRDRSGKIIAAMEMMLDITPRKKLEERLAVSEERYHAIFDSIPGAVFVLDADTLEILNCNDHVFEIYGYSSAETLGKPFTELFREDERADYGHLVKFKKEIGPCTQLTKFNKHMYVMMRISPAQFLNNKALIVTCSDVTKKLVAEQQLIQASKMTTLGEMASGVAHELNQPLAILKTISNLLMRKVSRGQEIEPEILHEMAEGIDSHVDRASKIIEHMREFGRKADLRTMPVQVNDVLIRGFEFFSQQLRVRSIEVVWDLDDNLPQIMADSNRLEQVVINLLINARDAIEDHWAESCPISKDKEIFITTYCTKTRVIIDVCDSGGGIPETIQDKLFEPFFTTKDVGKGTGLGLSISYGIVQDYKGTIQASSREGSGACFTIAFPREDAGEESG; this is encoded by the coding sequence ATGTTCAAGAGATTACGCGAAAGTTTAATCATGAAAATGATCCTATCAGGTGGCATTACCTTGCTACTGAGCGTCATGCTTTGGACAAGTTTCAATGTCGTCTTTTTCAAAAAAAACGTCACTGAAAATGTCATGGGTGACATTGCACTGCTCTCCGACACTATTCTGCTCAGCCTCCACTACGCCATGATGCTCGATTCTAAAGAAGACATCAAAGTTGATATTAATAATATCAGCAAACAGCGCGAAATAAAAAGTATCCGCATTTATAATAAAAAAGGCAGGATCGTCTTTTCAAATGACTCTGAAGAAGTCAACACTGTCGTAGATTTGAAAACAGCATCATGCTGGACCTGTCATCAGTATGATCCTATTCCAGCCAGCATGAGTTTAGCCGAACGTAGCCGCATAAAAACGGTTAACGGTGAAAAATCTATCAGCATCATGACCCCTATCAGAAATTCAGAAGGATGCGCTCCCGGCCCATGCCATGTCCATTCCGAAGATGAGCGGCTTCTTGGCCTTTTAGACATGGAAGTCTCCATGGAAAAGAAAAGCGCCATGATTACCACCTTTGAACAGTCAAATGTAGTAATAGCATTGATCGTTTTCATCGCCACTTTTGCAGCTCTATTTATTTATGCTTATAATTTTATTTTCAAGCCTATTAGCAAACTTATTACAGCAACCAAGGGTATCGGAGCAGGAAAAGAATTTAAAGGTGTCGATCTCGATCAAACAGACGAGATTGGTGCTCTGTCAGACGCGTTCAATATGATGGGTCGTCAAGTTCAAGAAAAACATAAAGAGCTACGCGAACAAAAAGAAGAATATCGTGAACTTTTTCATAATGTTCCATGTCTTGTAAGCGTCGTTGATCTCAACTTTAAAGTTATTCGTCATAACAGAGCTTATGAAGAACATTTCGGCAAACCTGCCGGAAGACATTGCTATCAGATCAATAAAGACCGCGATCAAAAATGTGTAGAATGCCCTGTTGAAAGAACATTTTTTGATCTCACTTCACATATGAGTGAAGAGTCTGGACTTTCTAAAAATGGAAATCCTATCCATTGGATTGTTTACACTTCTCCCATCAGGGATCGCTCTGGTAAGATTATTGCCGCCATGGAAATGATGCTCGACATCACACCCCGCAAAAAACTTGAAGAACGCCTGGCTGTTTCTGAAGAACGCTACCATGCCATATTTGACTCCATTCCCGGAGCAGTTTTTGTTCTTGATGCGGACACATTGGAAATTTTAAACTGTAATGATCATGTTTTCGAAATATACGGATATTCTTCTGCTGAAACACTAGGCAAGCCTTTCACAGAGCTATTCCGTGAAGATGAAAGAGCTGATTACGGTCATCTTGTTAAATTCAAGAAAGAGATCGGACCATGCACCCAGCTAACCAAATTTAACAAACACATGTACGTGATGATGCGCATTTCTCCCGCCCAATTTCTTAATAACAAGGCGCTGATTGTTACCTGTAGCGACGTGACTAAAAAACTCGTAGCTGAGCAGCAACTGATTCAGGCCAGCAAAATGACTACACTAGGAGAGATGGCTTCCGGTGTTGCTCATGAACTGAATCAACCGCTCGCAATTTTAAAGACGATCAGCAATCTGCTAATGCGTAAAGTCAGCCGTGGACAAGAAATAGAGCCTGAAATACTTCACGAAATGGCTGAGGGCATTGATTCACATGTTGACCGTGCAAGTAAGATTATCGAGCACATGCGCGAATTCGGTCGTAAAGCAGATCTGAGGACCATGCCGGTACAGGTTAATGATGTATTGATTCGCGGATTTGAATTTTTCAGCCAGCAGCTACGTGTTCGCAGTATTGAGGTTGTTTGGGACCTTGATGATAACCTTCCTCAGATTATGGCTGACTCAAACCGTCTGGAACAAGTGGTTATAAACCTGCTCATCAATGCCAGAGATGCAATTGAAGATCATTGGGCTGAGAGCTGCCCGATATCAAAAGACAAAGAAATTTTCATCACTACATACTGCACAAAAACTAGAGTAATTATAGATGTTTGCGACTCAGGTGGAGGTATACCGGAAACTAT